A genomic window from Paenibacillus sp. FSL K6-0276 includes:
- the flhF gene encoding flagellar biosynthesis protein FlhF produces the protein MRVKRYVVDTMPDAMHSIRSELGSEAVILSTKEIKIGGFLGLFKKKKIEVVAAVEKAQKSNVPEKPSKPAMNIPRSAVPQAYQKASSASTIPSVTLEKSEETRSFVEIAAALSEAIDVQESAAKRPAFLQEIRTVGKDDIKSSETNLDEVKSVPALYESLGLEQTPEVASTHENDVLREIKDMKLWMERIARQSSGARELPDSLQQLRNLLLEQEMDDVLVEEWISNISERWADEGRTWGPEKFQESLKEQLDGFLSGRIADGIARDTQIVYIAGPTGVGKTTTIAKLAAEQLFKHGRKVGFITSDTYRISAVEQLRTYASILNVPLEVVQSPGDLQRALFRLESCDLVIMDTAGRNYRNDMLVAELQSLLAKELRSETYLVLSLTSKSRDMKLIAEHFGRYKLDKVIFTKLDETGSYGPLFNVLNDFPLTLSYMTNGQNVPDDLLMASKEQLCEILLRTGES, from the coding sequence ATGAGAGTGAAGCGTTATGTGGTCGATACGATGCCTGACGCCATGCATTCCATTCGCAGCGAGCTTGGAAGCGAGGCCGTCATTTTAAGCACCAAAGAAATCAAGATTGGCGGATTTTTAGGGTTATTTAAGAAGAAAAAAATAGAGGTTGTTGCTGCTGTTGAGAAAGCTCAGAAGAGTAATGTTCCTGAAAAACCATCGAAGCCTGCGATGAACATTCCGCGTAGTGCTGTACCACAGGCTTATCAAAAAGCATCATCAGCTTCAACTATACCCTCTGTCACACTAGAAAAGTCCGAAGAGACACGGTCGTTTGTGGAAATCGCCGCAGCATTGTCTGAGGCTATCGATGTGCAAGAATCGGCAGCCAAGCGTCCAGCGTTTTTACAAGAAATAAGGACTGTTGGTAAGGATGATATTAAGTCGTCTGAAACAAACCTGGATGAAGTGAAATCTGTACCAGCGCTTTATGAGTCGCTTGGTCTAGAACAGACACCAGAAGTTGCTTCAACCCATGAGAATGATGTTCTTCGTGAAATTAAGGATATGAAGCTATGGATGGAGCGAATCGCTAGACAATCTTCGGGGGCGAGAGAGTTACCGGACAGTCTTCAGCAGCTTAGAAATCTTTTGCTAGAGCAGGAGATGGATGATGTACTTGTTGAAGAGTGGATTAGTAATATCTCAGAACGTTGGGCGGATGAAGGGCGTACTTGGGGACCTGAGAAATTTCAGGAGTCCTTGAAAGAACAACTCGATGGATTTCTGTCAGGTCGAATCGCTGATGGAATTGCACGGGATACCCAAATCGTATATATTGCTGGACCCACGGGAGTAGGGAAAACAACTACAATAGCCAAGCTTGCGGCTGAACAGCTATTTAAACACGGACGCAAGGTTGGTTTTATCACCTCCGATACGTATCGAATTTCTGCTGTGGAGCAGTTGCGTACATACGCATCTATCCTAAATGTTCCGCTTGAGGTTGTTCAATCACCGGGAGATTTACAAAGAGCACTTTTTCGATTGGAGAGTTGTGATCTTGTAATAATGGATACAGCTGGACGAAATTATCGCAATGATATGCTTGTAGCAGAACTGCAAAGCTTGCTAGCGAAGGAATTAAGAAGTGAGACCTATCTAGTACTCAGTTTGACCTCGAAAAGCCGTGATATGAAGCTTATTGCAGAGCATTTTGGCAGGTACAAGCTGGATAAAGTTATTTTTACCAAGCTAGATGAGACGGGAAGTTATGGTCCACTCTTTAACGTCCTGAATGATTTCCCTCTCACATTATCTTATATGACCAATGGTCAAAATGTACCCGACGATCTGCTGATGGCTTCTAAAGAGCAACTCTGTGAGATACTTCTTAGAACAGGTGAATCATGA
- a CDS encoding chemotaxis protein CheC — MELFKHYKDFKMDVLKEVGNIGAGNAATALSQLLNKPIDMAVPKVQLLNFEEISDKVGGAEELVYAVFLRVEGEAPGNLFFILSPEAAMNLLSRIAGIEILSNQELGEMELSALSEIGNILAGSYLSSLADFTSLSMYPTVPALAMDMAGAILSYGLLQFGQMGDDALLIDTTFFEGKNEIEGQFFLIPDPESFPKIFKSLGVPFEND, encoded by the coding sequence GTGGAATTATTTAAGCACTATAAGGATTTTAAAATGGATGTGCTTAAGGAAGTCGGGAATATTGGAGCTGGAAATGCAGCCACCGCATTATCACAGCTCTTGAATAAGCCGATTGATATGGCTGTTCCCAAGGTACAACTTCTCAACTTTGAAGAGATTTCGGACAAAGTTGGTGGAGCAGAAGAATTAGTATATGCGGTGTTCTTACGTGTGGAGGGTGAAGCTCCGGGCAACCTGTTTTTCATTCTTTCACCGGAAGCAGCTATGAACTTACTTAGTCGTATTGCAGGCATCGAGATTTTGAGTAATCAAGAACTTGGAGAGATGGAACTTTCCGCGCTGAGTGAAATTGGCAATATTTTGGCGGGTTCGTACCTATCTTCTCTTGCAGACTTCACCTCACTTTCTATGTATCCAACAGTTCCTGCACTTGCCATGGATATGGCTGGAGCCATCCTAAGCTACGGTTTGCTGCAATTTGGGCAAATGGGCGACGATGCATTGTTGATCGATACTACCTTTTTTGAGGGGAAAAACGAAATTGAAGGGCAATTTTTCCTTATTCCCGATCCGGAATCATTCCCGAAAATCTTCAAATCGCTAGGAGTTCCTTTTGAAAATGATTGA
- a CDS encoding chemotaxis protein CheW translates to MAEDIKVIVFKLGSEEYGIEVEKVQTIERMMPITRVPKTYSFIKGVINLRGVVIPVIDLRGRFGIEEAEHTDQTRVIIVSVNEMEVGFIVDSANDVIDLNRDSIDTPPDVVGGIKAKYLDGVAKIGEERLLIMLNLSEVLNKGEIVQLESLEG, encoded by the coding sequence ATGGCTGAAGATATTAAAGTGATAGTGTTCAAATTAGGCTCAGAGGAATACGGTATCGAAGTTGAGAAGGTACAAACGATTGAGCGCATGATGCCAATTACCCGTGTACCAAAAACGTATTCTTTTATCAAAGGTGTAATTAATTTACGTGGTGTTGTTATTCCTGTAATTGATCTTCGGGGCCGCTTTGGTATCGAAGAGGCTGAACATACGGATCAGACTCGTGTAATTATCGTATCTGTTAATGAAATGGAAGTAGGTTTCATTGTTGATTCAGCAAATGATGTAATAGATTTGAATCGAGATTCTATCGATACACCTCCAGATGTTGTTGGCGGCATCAAAGCGAAGTATTTAGATGGGGTGGCCAAGATAGGTGAAGAGCGCTTGCTGATCATGCTGAATTTGTCAGAAGTGCTTAACAAAGGCGAAATCGTTCAATTAGAAAGCCTAGAGGGCTAA
- a CDS encoding FliA/WhiG family RNA polymerase sigma factor encodes MNERKASQLETDELWEQWKEHSDPEAKKKLIESYLHIVDYVSSRLAVGLPKNISKDDLASNGVMGLIDAIEKFDYKRGLQFQTYASWRVRGAILDSLRQSDWVPRSVREKAKKIEDAYQQLEQKYLRSVSDEEMSLYLNISVTEFQNMLQDVAVMSLCSLEDPIREEESETRMSILVDDKAKNPDSKVNEFYLREALTKGIEKLTVKERTVVSLLYYEDLSLSEIAEVMSLSPSRISQLHSKAILRLKGTLEKNRDLLMQND; translated from the coding sequence TTGAACGAGCGTAAAGCTTCTCAATTAGAAACTGATGAGCTATGGGAACAGTGGAAAGAACACAGTGACCCTGAAGCCAAAAAGAAGCTGATAGAGAGTTATCTCCATATTGTAGATTATGTATCCAGTCGTTTGGCTGTGGGGTTACCCAAGAATATATCCAAAGATGATTTAGCTAGCAATGGAGTAATGGGACTAATTGATGCGATTGAAAAATTTGACTACAAACGAGGATTGCAGTTTCAGACTTATGCTTCCTGGCGTGTACGTGGTGCAATATTAGATTCACTACGCCAAAGTGATTGGGTACCTAGATCTGTGCGAGAGAAAGCTAAAAAAATCGAGGATGCTTATCAGCAGCTGGAACAGAAGTACCTAAGATCCGTTAGTGATGAAGAAATGAGTCTATACCTGAATATTAGTGTAACAGAATTTCAAAATATGTTGCAGGATGTGGCTGTAATGTCACTATGTTCACTGGAAGACCCGATTCGTGAAGAGGAATCAGAGACCCGAATGTCCATACTGGTGGACGACAAAGCTAAGAATCCGGATAGCAAGGTAAATGAGTTCTACTTACGCGAAGCGCTCACCAAAGGTATTGAGAAATTAACGGTGAAAGAACGGACCGTTGTGTCCCTTTTATATTATGAAGATTTATCATTGAGCGAAATCGCAGAGGTCATGTCATTATCTCCCTCACGCATTTCGCAACTTCATTCCAAAGCCATTTTGCGGCTGAAGGGAACGCTTGAGAAGAATCGCGATCTACTTATGCAGAACGATTAA
- a CDS encoding chemotaxis protein CheD, translated as MIEEQSIIKVGMADLNIGSQDSLIRTTGLGSCVGLTLFDPGKKLAGMAHVMLPTSEIAREGQLNIAKFADTAVPELLSRLLELGAVRSRIVAKMAGGSQMFAFAGGSDTMRIGPRNVESCKLALENLKIPLVAEDTGGNYGRTIEIACNTGVLFIRSVQKGAKEI; from the coding sequence ATGATTGAAGAACAAAGCATCATTAAAGTAGGGATGGCTGATCTTAACATTGGAAGCCAGGATAGTTTGATTCGTACAACTGGTCTTGGCTCCTGCGTGGGATTGACATTGTTTGACCCTGGAAAAAAACTCGCGGGAATGGCGCATGTGATGCTCCCAACTTCTGAGATTGCTAGGGAAGGACAGTTAAACATCGCAAAGTTTGCAGATACTGCAGTGCCGGAGCTCTTATCCCGTTTGCTGGAGCTTGGGGCGGTTCGGAGTCGGATCGTGGCCAAGATGGCAGGAGGATCACAAATGTTTGCCTTTGCCGGGGGGAGCGACACCATGAGGATCGGGCCTCGTAATGTTGAATCTTGTAAACTTGCTCTTGAGAATTTGAAAATTCCGTTAGTCGCGGAAGACACGGGCGGTAATTATGGCCGTACGATAGAAATTGCCTGCAACACTGGCGTATTGTTCATCCGCAGTGTGCAAAAAGGCGCTAAGGAAATATAA
- a CDS encoding chemotaxis protein CheA, with amino-acid sequence MDMNQYLSMFIDESNDHLQSLNESMMGLEANPEDLSIVQVIFRSAHTLKGMAATMGFEDLASLTHQMENVLDLVRNNKLRMQDFIFDTLFKSLDALESMVEDITRGGEGKADVSDIVSSLQAIVRGEIPVAGGAATVATTPAAQAAETPIHLDEFQFSVLEQSIQEGHHALYVDVTIRKDCQLKAVRAYMVFDLLERSGEVVKSFPSVQDIEQEKFDQSFSLYYITQKNADQIQAMIMNLSEIDKVTAVTLDQESLKMLGQETATAVSEVAATAIETETVSAPIASAKPLSTKDEGNKPGAKTGGAPSRTIRVDIERLDVLMNLFSELLIDRVRLEQLASEVQNGDLTETVEHMGRVSGDLQNIVMKLRMVPVDTVFNRFPRMVRDLAKSLDKKVDLIVTGAETELDRTVIDEIGDPLVHLLRNAVDHGIESIADRIAAGKPETGTVHLRAFHSGNHVFIEIEEDGTGIYPEKVLKSAVKKGVITQEQAANMTDEEAYQLLFAPGFSTAEVISDVSGRGVGLDVVKAKISSLGGNVTIYSSPGKGTNFSVQLPLTLSIIAAMLIRLGSEKYAIPLSSIVETGIVKNTQIRTIHGNKMLEFRNSHIPLVSLSRLFSVPDYDESTEEETEIVVVRKGERLVALAVQDFIGQNEIVIKNLGKFLPEIQGISGATILGDGQVALIIDPNAFIK; translated from the coding sequence ATGGACATGAACCAATATTTATCCATGTTTATTGATGAGTCGAATGATCATCTGCAGTCATTGAACGAGAGCATGATGGGGCTGGAAGCGAATCCTGAGGATCTTAGCATTGTACAGGTAATATTCCGCTCTGCGCACACCTTAAAAGGTATGGCAGCGACTATGGGCTTTGAAGATTTGGCTTCACTTACACACCAAATGGAAAATGTATTAGATCTTGTACGGAATAACAAGCTGCGCATGCAGGATTTCATTTTTGATACGTTGTTCAAAAGTTTGGATGCCTTAGAGTCTATGGTTGAGGATATTACTAGGGGCGGCGAAGGTAAAGCAGATGTATCGGACATCGTCTCATCCCTACAGGCTATCGTCCGGGGAGAGATTCCTGTTGCAGGCGGCGCAGCAACTGTTGCTACTACACCTGCTGCACAAGCAGCCGAAACGCCAATTCATTTGGACGAGTTCCAATTTTCTGTTCTAGAACAATCGATTCAGGAAGGGCATCATGCATTGTATGTGGACGTAACGATCCGTAAGGATTGTCAACTTAAGGCCGTACGTGCATACATGGTGTTTGATTTACTCGAACGTTCCGGTGAAGTTGTTAAATCCTTCCCATCCGTTCAAGATATAGAACAAGAGAAATTTGACCAAAGCTTCTCACTCTATTACATAACCCAAAAAAACGCTGATCAAATTCAGGCCATGATTATGAATTTGTCTGAAATTGATAAAGTAACGGCTGTAACACTAGATCAAGAATCTTTGAAAATGCTTGGTCAAGAAACGGCAACCGCTGTGTCTGAGGTAGCTGCAACGGCTATTGAGACGGAAACGGTTTCTGCTCCAATTGCATCAGCAAAACCATTGTCTACTAAAGATGAAGGTAATAAGCCGGGAGCCAAAACAGGAGGGGCACCTTCACGTACGATTCGCGTAGATATCGAGCGTTTAGACGTGTTGATGAACCTGTTTAGTGAACTTCTGATTGACCGAGTTCGTTTGGAGCAGCTGGCTTCTGAGGTTCAGAATGGTGATCTTACGGAAACCGTCGAGCACATGGGCCGAGTAAGTGGAGATCTCCAGAATATTGTTATGAAGCTTCGAATGGTTCCAGTAGATACCGTATTTAACCGGTTTCCACGTATGGTTCGTGATCTAGCCAAGTCACTTGACAAGAAAGTAGATCTAATCGTAACCGGTGCCGAAACGGAGCTTGACCGGACGGTTATCGACGAAATCGGTGATCCGCTCGTGCATTTATTACGTAATGCGGTTGATCACGGTATCGAATCCATTGCTGACCGCATTGCTGCTGGTAAACCAGAGACTGGAACGGTCCATCTACGGGCTTTCCACAGTGGAAATCATGTCTTTATTGAAATCGAAGAAGATGGAACGGGCATTTATCCAGAGAAGGTTCTGAAGTCTGCTGTGAAAAAAGGCGTGATTACACAAGAGCAGGCAGCCAATATGACGGATGAGGAAGCTTATCAATTGCTGTTCGCACCAGGTTTCAGCACGGCAGAGGTTATTTCTGATGTTTCAGGTCGTGGCGTAGGGCTGGATGTTGTAAAAGCTAAGATTTCTTCTCTGGGTGGCAATGTAACGATCTATTCTTCACCAGGTAAAGGTACGAATTTCTCAGTGCAGTTGCCACTTACACTATCCATTATTGCGGCAATGCTTATCCGATTGGGCTCTGAGAAGTATGCTATTCCATTATCATCTATTGTGGAAACTGGAATCGTGAAGAACACTCAAATTCGTACGATTCATGGTAACAAAATGTTGGAATTCCGGAATTCTCATATTCCATTAGTTTCTCTTAGTCGTCTCTTTTCGGTGCCTGATTATGATGAGAGTACTGAAGAAGAGACAGAGATCGTAGTTGTACGCAAGGGTGAACGTCTTGTAGCCTTAGCTGTACAGGATTTTATTGGTCAGAATGAGATAGTAATCAAGAATCTAGGTAAATTTTTACCTGAAATTCAAGGGATATCAGGCGCAACCATACTTGGGGATGGTCAAGTAGCACTTATTATCGATCCGAACGCTTTTATTAAATAA
- a CDS encoding MinD/ParA family protein, which yields MMDQAQSLRQLVSSQDPKLAAKGETSARIITVCSGKGGVGKSNFTLNFALTLKAMGKRVLLFDADIGMANIDVLMGVSAKYNLYHLLKREADIEQIIQLGPNSLPFIAGGSGMDELFSLSESDLNYFTAQITLIADSMDYILFDTGAGLSKETMKFITSADDCLVVTTPEPTAITDAYALMKVVNRTHPEITFKLIVNQAGDEREALVTSDKIRMAASRFLQLDVSYLGHISSDAHVVQAVKRQTPFSLAFPNSLAAKDIHRLAFSYLTIDGKKVTKVQGIKGFIHKWLKRSK from the coding sequence ATGATGGATCAGGCACAATCCTTAAGACAGCTTGTATCCAGTCAGGATCCTAAACTAGCTGCAAAAGGGGAAACATCCGCCCGTATCATTACTGTGTGTAGTGGTAAAGGTGGCGTAGGGAAGTCAAATTTCACACTTAACTTCGCTTTAACTTTAAAAGCTATGGGGAAGCGAGTATTGCTGTTCGACGCAGATATTGGGATGGCTAACATCGACGTGTTGATGGGTGTGTCAGCGAAGTATAACCTATATCATCTCTTAAAAAGAGAAGCGGATATTGAGCAGATTATTCAGTTAGGGCCGAATTCGCTCCCTTTTATAGCCGGTGGATCGGGCATGGATGAGTTGTTCTCTCTTTCGGAATCGGATCTTAATTATTTCACAGCCCAGATAACCCTTATAGCGGACAGTATGGATTATATTTTGTTCGATACAGGTGCTGGATTATCTAAGGAAACGATGAAATTTATAACCTCTGCGGACGATTGCCTAGTAGTTACAACACCAGAGCCAACTGCTATTACAGATGCCTATGCATTAATGAAGGTTGTGAATCGGACTCATCCGGAGATTACTTTTAAACTGATTGTGAATCAAGCGGGTGATGAGAGAGAGGCGTTAGTTACAAGTGATAAGATCCGTATGGCCGCCAGTCGTTTTTTGCAATTAGATGTTTCTTATCTTGGTCATATAAGCTCAGATGCCCATGTAGTGCAGGCTGTCAAAAGGCAAACGCCATTCTCATTGGCTTTTCCAAACAGTCTTGCTGCAAAAGATATACATCGGCTTGCTTTTAGTTATTTGACCATAGATGGTAAAAAAGTTACAAAAGTCCAAGGAATTAAAGGCTTTATCCATAAATGGTTAAAGCGAAGTAAATAA
- a CDS encoding chemotaxis response regulator protein-glutamate methylesterase: MKPYKVLVVDDSAFMRKIISDLIENDADFQVTATATNGREAIEKINELRPDLVTMDVEMPEMNGLEALKIIMASDPLPVIMLSGINEEGMKETILALEWGAFDFIRKPSITNSQDITGVGESLREQMKEAMLAREQREARASGFRMPDIAPLETLLPTTPRLIPDKPKVALKSSIKNEVIRKPRGKQQIDTTIPKKETKPIISTRAPISEKTKPRSKVENKPIPPKPVLEFIVEVSSDPPVLSPDRLIGSKDLHKLVAVGCSTGGPRALKVFLEKIPADFPAPIVIVQHMPPNFTKSLAQRLNTFSPLEVVEAEQGMILRKGAAYIAPGGYHLQVTPSTRGQYVVVLTKEEARNGHRPSVDVLFESLLPLTSLDRHVLLMTGMGSDGARMMKSLYDSGVTSTFAESEETCVVYGMPRSAVELQCVKYVLPLQEIAPRLVQAVK; encoded by the coding sequence ATGAAGCCATATAAAGTTTTGGTTGTTGATGATTCTGCATTTATGCGCAAGATCATTTCCGATTTAATTGAAAATGACGCTGACTTTCAGGTGACGGCAACAGCCACAAACGGTCGAGAGGCTATTGAGAAAATAAACGAGCTTCGTCCGGATCTAGTTACCATGGATGTGGAAATGCCGGAGATGAACGGCCTGGAAGCGCTGAAAATAATAATGGCGTCAGATCCGCTGCCTGTGATTATGTTGTCAGGCATCAATGAAGAGGGCATGAAGGAAACCATTCTTGCACTGGAATGGGGCGCTTTTGATTTCATTCGTAAACCTTCGATAACCAACTCTCAGGATATAACGGGAGTAGGGGAATCCCTAAGAGAACAAATGAAAGAAGCTATGTTGGCTCGGGAGCAGCGTGAAGCACGAGCATCTGGATTTCGTATGCCTGACATTGCGCCTTTAGAAACATTGCTGCCGACAACGCCGAGATTGATACCAGACAAACCCAAGGTAGCACTTAAATCTTCTATCAAAAATGAAGTGATAAGAAAACCTCGGGGAAAGCAGCAAATAGATACTACTATCCCTAAAAAAGAAACTAAACCAATAATCTCTACTAGAGCACCAATATCCGAAAAGACTAAACCAAGGTCTAAAGTAGAGAATAAACCGATCCCGCCCAAACCGGTGCTAGAATTTATAGTGGAGGTATCCTCTGATCCTCCTGTACTTTCTCCGGATCGACTTATTGGTAGTAAGGATTTGCACAAATTAGTTGCTGTTGGTTGTTCTACAGGCGGACCACGTGCGCTAAAGGTATTTCTGGAGAAAATTCCTGCGGATTTTCCGGCTCCTATTGTTATTGTGCAGCATATGCCGCCTAACTTCACAAAATCACTAGCTCAGCGTCTGAATACCTTCAGTCCGCTAGAAGTGGTCGAAGCAGAGCAGGGGATGATATTACGAAAAGGAGCTGCTTACATTGCACCTGGAGGCTATCATTTACAAGTTACCCCATCAACTAGAGGGCAATATGTGGTTGTACTTACGAAGGAGGAGGCACGTAATGGCCACCGACCTTCTGTGGATGTTTTATTCGAATCGTTGCTGCCACTCACATCGTTAGATCGGCACGTGTTGCTGATGACAGGGATGGGAAGTGATGGTGCAAGGATGATGAAATCTCTCTATGACTCAGGAGTAACCTCAACTTTTGCTGAAAGTGAAGAGACCTGTGTCGTTTACGGGATGCCGCGATCCGCGGTGGAATTGCAGTGCGTCAAGTATGTACTGCCTTTGCAAGAAATTGCTCCAAGGCTGGTGCAAGCCGTTAAATAA
- the flhA gene encoding flagellar biosynthesis protein FlhA, whose product MKAKDLTVLLGIIGIVLMMILPIPSWLLDVLLVINISIALIIILVAMNTKNALEFSIFPSLLLVTTLFRLSLNISTTKLILTYGDAGSVVSTFGSWIAGGQIAVGFIVFLILVVVQFIVITKGSERVAEVGARFTLDAMPGKQMSIDADLNAGMINETQARERRRNVEREADFFGAMDGASKFVKGDAIASIIILLINLIGGFIIGMVVHGMDFSTALSTYSVLTIGDGLVSQIPALLISTAAGLIVTRASSEGNLAEELTGQLLSYPKLLYIVALTVAFLGLFTPIHMITTLPLAGLLAFAAYSMGQNLNRKQIAEEQLVEEKQIEEVRSPESVINLLSVDPIEFEFGYGLIPLADTGQGGDLLDRIIMIRRQCALEMGLVVPVIRIRDNIQLKPNEYVIKIKGNTVGGGELLLNHYLAMSPGYDDESINGIETIEPSFGLPALWIDESVKERAELSGYTVVDPPSVVATHLTELIKRHGHELIGRQETKMLVDNLRDNYPVLVDDLIPSVLAIGDVQKVLAKLLREKISIRDLVTIFETLADYGTYTKDPDILTEYVRQSLSRQITQQFSQVGETLKVITVGPNLEKKISESVQQSEQGSYLALDPVSTQTIYQRLSEQINQLLQSGQQPIVLTSPTIRMYLRQVIERTMQDIPVLSYSELEPNIEIQSVGVVNL is encoded by the coding sequence TTGAAAGCTAAAGATTTAACAGTTTTGCTAGGCATCATCGGTATCGTGCTTATGATGATTCTGCCTATCCCGTCCTGGCTTTTGGACGTTTTGCTTGTTATTAATATCTCTATAGCATTAATAATCATATTAGTTGCTATGAACACGAAGAATGCACTCGAATTTTCAATTTTTCCTTCACTGTTGCTTGTTACGACATTATTTCGTCTGTCACTAAACATTTCGACAACAAAACTGATCCTGACTTACGGAGATGCCGGTTCTGTGGTATCTACTTTCGGAAGCTGGATCGCCGGAGGACAAATTGCCGTTGGGTTTATCGTGTTTCTGATCTTGGTAGTAGTTCAGTTTATTGTTATTACCAAAGGTTCAGAGCGTGTAGCTGAGGTAGGAGCGAGATTTACCTTGGATGCGATGCCCGGCAAGCAGATGAGTATTGATGCCGATCTTAACGCAGGTATGATTAACGAAACGCAGGCACGTGAGCGGCGCCGCAATGTGGAGCGGGAAGCGGATTTTTTCGGAGCCATGGATGGTGCGAGTAAATTCGTTAAAGGAGACGCGATTGCGAGTATCATTATCCTGTTGATCAATCTTATCGGTGGTTTTATTATCGGTATGGTTGTGCACGGAATGGATTTTTCCACTGCGTTATCCACTTATTCCGTATTGACGATCGGGGACGGTCTAGTTAGCCAAATTCCTGCTTTGCTCATTTCGACTGCAGCGGGTCTTATCGTTACTAGAGCTTCATCGGAAGGTAATCTGGCAGAAGAACTGACAGGGCAGTTATTGTCTTATCCAAAGTTGTTATATATTGTTGCATTAACTGTTGCTTTTCTAGGGCTCTTCACACCTATACATATGATTACTACGCTCCCGCTGGCTGGTTTGCTGGCTTTTGCAGCCTACAGTATGGGACAAAATTTAAATCGAAAACAGATTGCCGAAGAGCAGCTTGTTGAAGAGAAACAGATTGAAGAGGTGCGAAGTCCGGAAAGTGTCATCAATTTGCTCTCTGTAGATCCTATTGAATTCGAGTTCGGATATGGTCTTATACCTTTGGCAGATACGGGTCAGGGTGGAGATTTGTTAGATCGTATCATCATGATTCGACGGCAATGTGCATTAGAAATGGGACTTGTAGTACCCGTTATACGCATTCGCGACAATATTCAACTAAAACCGAATGAATATGTCATAAAAATTAAAGGAAATACTGTCGGTGGCGGTGAATTATTACTTAATCACTACCTAGCTATGAGTCCAGGGTATGATGATGAATCTATAAACGGTATTGAGACCATTGAACCTTCCTTTGGACTTCCTGCGTTATGGATTGACGAATCGGTTAAAGAGCGGGCTGAATTGTCTGGTTATACCGTAGTTGATCCTCCATCAGTTGTTGCTACACATTTGACAGAGCTCATTAAGCGACATGGACATGAGCTGATAGGACGACAAGAAACCAAGATGTTGGTGGATAACCTTAGAGATAATTACCCAGTGCTTGTCGATGATCTTATTCCTTCCGTATTAGCGATTGGGGATGTGCAGAAGGTACTTGCCAAACTGCTACGCGAGAAAATATCGATTAGAGATTTGGTGACTATCTTTGAGACGTTGGCGGATTATGGGACGTACACCAAGGATCCTGATATTCTTACCGAATATGTTCGTCAGTCTTTATCCAGACAGATTACTCAGCAATTCTCGCAAGTAGGAGAGACTCTGAAGGTTATTACGGTGGGACCTAACCTTGAGAAGAAAATATCTGAGAGTGTGCAGCAATCAGAACAGGGCAGTTATCTGGCACTGGATCCAGTATCGACTCAAACGATCTATCAGCGGCTTAGTGAACAGATCAATCAACTGCTGCAGTCAGGACAACAACCCATTGTACTCACATCACCAACCATTCGTATGTATTTGCGACAGGTGATTGAACGGACGATGCAGGACATTCCCGTACTGTCTTATAGCGAACTAGAGCCTAACATTGAAATACAAAGCGTCGGAGTGGTGAATTTATGA